The genomic DNA gaagaaagtttggaaggacggccgggtcttggtagatttgcagtggtctgatgctccttccatttcaatatgatggattgcacagtgctccttgagatgtttaaagcttgggaaatctttttgtatccaaatccggctttaaacttctccacaacagtatctcggacctgcctggtgtgttccttggttttcataatgctctctgcactttaaacagaaccctgagactatcacagagtaggtgcatttatacggagacttgattacacacaggtggattctatttatcatcatcggtcatttaggagaacattggatcattcagagatcctcactgaacttctggagtgagtttgctgcactgaaagtaaaggggccaaataatattgcacgccccacttttcagttttttatttgttaaaaaagtttaaattatccaataaatgttgttccacttcacgagtgtgtcccacttgttgttgattcttgacaaaaaaattaaattttatatctttatgtttgaagcctgaaatgtggcgaaaggttgcaagattcaagggggccgaatacttttgcaaggcactgtacatactgtaagtgGCCTCTAGTGGGCATGAGATCTCAAATTGGCACACTATGAGAACTATCTGGTTCCAGTGGAATGGCTATTCAATAGATTTGCAGCCTAAACTTAATATATGAAGACTTCTAGAGAAAATGAATTCAAACCTGGCAAAAGATGTCGAAAGTCAGTGACGTATTGCGCGGACCACTCCCTGTTCCTATTGCAGGCTACTTCCATCTCGAATGGTGTTACCACAGGTCGGTAAAACTCACTGGAGTCCAGTAGTGCGTTCTCAGGACaggaaatcaaaacaaaaatatctaTCTCCAGAAAGTTGGCAAGCTTGGGCACGTTAAGCTTCCCCATTGCAAACACGTAACTCTTCTTGCCAGCACTGCGGATAGCGTCTTTCAACTGCTGGATTATAGTCAGGTAGTTGGCCACGCCAAGAGTGCCCACCAAAATGCCCACTACATTGGCATCCTTCGCCCTCTCGATAGCGTAGAATCTCTTCATCAGTGCGCGGTTGATACCGGCCGACTCTGCCCTCCCGGTAGATGTCTCGGGGTCAAAAGAGGAGAAGGAACAGCGGTTCCACGTCATCATGAAGTTGCGCAAAGTTGCTCCATCTTGGCCCACGAAGAACATATTATAATCCTCGATGCTCAGTCCACTCTTTAGGGACAACTGCCTTCCGAAGTGAATACAGGGCTTGTCTACAGCAGAGTCAGGCTCTTTTTTACTCTGGCCGTGGCTGTAACATTGCTCGCCTTCCACAACAAGTTGTGAAGAAACAACATTTGGATAGTCCTCACATAGCAGTGATACAAGATTATCTGTGGGGGGAAAAAGATAAGTTAATAAAGAGCCTACCACCGATCATTATTTCATGATCCATTCCTCAATTTAAGTCATAACTATGAACGAATTAAGCATTTGCGGTGATAAATGTGAGCTTACCAATAGAATGTGTGTATCTAACATCGTAGAGTATGAGTATATGGGCCTCAGTGTCAGTATACAATTCTCGGAAGGCCGAATTGCACTTGTCCAAGTCGATGCTCGCTTTCTCAAAGACGTACATGAGGGGCAGCCGTTTGGACGGGCTCAGGCAGGCGCGGCCGTAGTGCACCAGGCAGTCGGCGCCAACGTGCTCTGCTGCCACCTCATCCACGCAGCAACTAACCAAACCAATCACACCACAAGGGAAATACACAAACTGTTTAAGGCATGTCATTTATCCATCCTAAATTAATTATAATCAAATTATACAATAAGAAACCCAGTGGTGGAACGTAacaaagtactttgttactgtacttaagtactttTTGGTCTATCtgcacaaatatgaagtggtacttcttAATCtttcttcactacattttacactaCGCATCTGTACTttctactccactactttttaaATAGTCGCCTGTGTTAGACATTACTTTtgttggtttttatttatttattccttaTTGTTAATTGATAGTTctgttttcatgcctccggggCATCGATAAGACCCGCACAACTACCATATACCTTAATTAAGCACAAACAGCAACACAAGTatgagcaagattaggcaggtgaaccatATACTGACAAATAAAACCAACCGTGAGAGCAGCATGCCTTCAGATGGGTGCTACACActgttgtacagtaggtggcggtatgcacatgatagttgcttgcaatccgccactaagctaagttttggagtttttgagcttgcTAAGCACTTGTTTGCAGTGCAGTcagtttattgcttgtttttttttctattttgcacagttttaaataaaactgagcacTCAATTGACTGACGTAGatctctgtatgtatgtatagagTATATACAATACATATACATTCACGTATATCACATTTTGGCatcaggagaaaatacttttactttttacttgtaaatttaAAGCAAGtagttttgtaatttt from Corythoichthys intestinalis isolate RoL2023-P3 chromosome 20, ASM3026506v1, whole genome shotgun sequence includes the following:
- the dph2 gene encoding 2-(3-amino-3-carboxypropyl)histidine synthase subunit 2 produces the protein MADAFSSSSETVIQRQVDVQNARSTPLEKLDEFYQIQKTCDFVRQNDFRKVALQFPDELLHDSTAIAAEIERITQAKLFILGDTSYGSCCVDEVAAEHVGADCLVHYGRACLSPSKRLPLMYVFEKASIDLDKCNSAFRELYTDTEAHILILYDVRYTHSIDNLVSLLCEDYPNVVSSQLVVEGEQCYSHGQSKKEPDSAVDKPCIHFGRQLSLKSGLSIEDYNMFFVGQDGATLRNFMMTWNRCSFSSFDPETSTGRAESAGINRALMKRFYAIERAKDANVVGILVGTLGVANYLTIIQQLKDAIRSAGKKSYVFAMGKLNVPKLANFLEIDIFVLISCPENALLDSSEFYRPVVTPFEMEVACNRNREWSAQYVTDFRHLLPGGPNYVPLPKELEECDETDVSLITGAMRSYKLDCDLAESSNSSSLVLRNHTLTVANSNSAASFLATRSWRGLEQKLGETPVGKAVEGRRGIAIAYEEEGG